The following are from one region of the Dermacentor albipictus isolate Rhodes 1998 colony chromosome 5, USDA_Dalb.pri_finalv2, whole genome shotgun sequence genome:
- the LOC135905960 gene encoding uncharacterized protein isoform X1 has translation MDFFTPLGLDQEEQESDEEARRHRRELSRARRLSMQHQAEGKVEKSATPEAGAVPRRRSGSVAATGSRRSYDVPGVVDDKIPALERRRPRESLVPCSPSEAPDSSDQNAPSGKHSACQMGSLSSASSPGAASATKKRGSLLKRLSNAILTKAKREQSAAAQHSSPVERGAPPNDDLREGSPPRVAGPTATEAKAVPTETADTKKSPQDRNGSADLQ, from the exons ATGGACTTCTTCACTCCACTCGGCCTTGAT CAAGAAGAACAAGAGTCCGATGAAG AGGCACGCCGCCACCGGCGCGAACTCTCACGAGCCCGGCGTCTCTCCATGCAACACCAAGCGGAAGGCAAGGTCGAGAAGTCAGCGACACCGGAGGCGGGCGCCGTTCCACGTCGAA GAAGTGGCAGCGTAGCTGCTACAGGCAGCCGCCGGTCTTACGACGTGCCTGGAGTAGTAGACGACAAGATACCGGCCTTGGAGCGGCGCAGGCCCCGCGAGAGCCTAGTGCCCTGTTCGCCTTCGGAGGCCCCCGACAGCTCCGACCAGAACGCGCCGTCAG GCAAACATTCCGCCTGCCAGATGGGGTCGCTGTCTTCGGCCAGCAGCCCAGGCGCCGCCTCGGCAACCAAGAAGCGAG GGTCTCTGCTGAAGCGTCTGTCGAACGCCATCCTGACCAAAGCAAAGCGCGAACAATCCGCGGCTGCCCAACACTCGAGCCCCGTTGAACGAGGGGCGCCTCCGAACGACGACCTCCGCGAAGGGAGCCCTCCGAGGG TCGCAGGCCCTACTGCCACCGAAGCGAAGGCCGTACCCACGGAGACAGCCGACACCAAGAAGTCTCCTCAAGACCGTAACGGATCGGCAGATCTGCAGTGA
- the Arl6 gene encoding ADP-ribosylation factor-like protein 6, whose protein sequence is MGFFDKLVSFLGLKKKQASVLVVGLDNSGKSTILNHFKPEDQRAMDIVPTVGFNVDSFKLKNLALTAFDMSGQGRYRNLWEHYYKDTDGIIFVVDSTDALRMVVAKDELDMMLQHKDFKDRPVPILFFANKMDLREALSSVKVSQALGLDVLKTKPWHICASNALTGEGLQEGLEWLSEQIQALLQKKR, encoded by the coding sequence ATGGGATTTTTCGACAAACTCGTCAGTTTTCTCGGCttgaagaagaaacaggccagcgTTTTGGTAGTCGGCTTGGACAACAGCGGTAAAAGCACCATCCTAAATCATTTCAAGCCCGAGGACCAAAGGGCGATGGACATTGTGCCTACTGTAGGCTTCAACGTGGATTCCTTCAAGCTGAAGAACTTGGCGCTCACGGCTTTTGACATGTCCGGCCAGGGAAGGTACCGCAATCTCTGGGAGCATTACTACAAGGACACCGACGGAATAATCTTTGTTGTGGACAGTACGGACGCACTGAGAATGGTTGTGGCTAAGGATGAACTTGATATGATGCTACAGCACAAGGATTTTAAGGATCGTCCTGTGCCGATCTTGTTTTTCGCGAACAAAATGGATCTCAGGGAAGCTTTGTCCAGTGTGAAAGTTAGTCAGGCGCTGGGATTGGACGTGCTGAAAACGAAGCCATGGCATATTTGTGCGAGCAATGCTCTGACTGGAGAAGGTTTGCAGGAAGGCCTAGAGTGGCTCAGCGAACAAATACAGGCACTTCTGCAGAAAAAGAGGTAG
- the LOC135905960 gene encoding uncharacterized protein isoform X3, translated as MDFFTPLGLDQEEQESDEEARRHRRELSRARRLSMQHQAEGKVEKSATPEAGAVPRRRSGSVAATGSRRSYDVPGVVDDKIPALERRRPRESLVPCSPSEAPDSSDQNAPSGKHSACQMGSLSSASSPGAASATKKRVAGPTATEAKAVPTETADTKKSPQDRNGSADLQ; from the exons ATGGACTTCTTCACTCCACTCGGCCTTGAT CAAGAAGAACAAGAGTCCGATGAAG AGGCACGCCGCCACCGGCGCGAACTCTCACGAGCCCGGCGTCTCTCCATGCAACACCAAGCGGAAGGCAAGGTCGAGAAGTCAGCGACACCGGAGGCGGGCGCCGTTCCACGTCGAA GAAGTGGCAGCGTAGCTGCTACAGGCAGCCGCCGGTCTTACGACGTGCCTGGAGTAGTAGACGACAAGATACCGGCCTTGGAGCGGCGCAGGCCCCGCGAGAGCCTAGTGCCCTGTTCGCCTTCGGAGGCCCCCGACAGCTCCGACCAGAACGCGCCGTCAG GCAAACATTCCGCCTGCCAGATGGGGTCGCTGTCTTCGGCCAGCAGCCCAGGCGCCGCCTCGGCAACCAAGAAGCGAG TCGCAGGCCCTACTGCCACCGAAGCGAAGGCCGTACCCACGGAGACAGCCGACACCAAGAAGTCTCCTCAAGACCGTAACGGATCGGCAGATCTGCAGTGA
- the LOC139060334 gene encoding uncharacterized protein gives MASLESLLRSVHRLAGKHPLLVGGDFNSQHTDWGYKTTTHRGRRLWLLLQSLHLTVHNNFLTPTRIGNSVSMDTSPDLVLTHSLRGVTWTRTQYTLGSDHYIIQVTVPYKQPRHTYMTYKLINWDSLRTTRAARSDTPISDIDTWVKSLQDDVQCNTKLIETPAETPTLDTRLAHLWEAYHSLLERWKRNKLNRTLKKRLAALQAQIQQHSEELCRSNWGQICDGIAGNLSTKRAWQLLRHLIDPTPTKTATQHHVTRLVHAHMDNPDSLVDTLQKTYTSPGTPTRLPPYTGQPNPTLDTDITETEVRAALLTLRTSSAPGADQDAMLQLTHDIFDPLIPGHTKAVLALDLSKAFDRVEHHAIMTALSPLNPTTEA, from the exons ATGGCGTCTCTAGAGTCCCTACTTCGATCGGTGCACCGGCTGGCAGGAAAGCACCCCCTGTTAGTCGGCGGAGACTTCAACAGTCAACATACAGACTGGGGATACAAAACAACAACACACCGAGGTCGCAGGCTCTGGCTGCTCCTCCAGAGCCTCCACCTCACCGTACACAACAACTTCCTGACGCCCACTCGGATCGGAAATAGCGTCAGCATGGACACCAGCCCGGACCTGGTGCTGACCCACTCCCTCCGAGGCGTCACCTGGACCAGAACACAATACACactaggcagcgatcattacattATACAGGTCACTGTCCCATACAAACAACCCCGTCACACTTACATGACATACAAACTCATAAACTGGGACTCTCTCCGCACCACTCGGGCGGCCCGCTCTGACACCCCTATTTCCGATATCGACACCTGGGTGAAATCACTCCAGGATGACGTCCAATGCAACACAAAACTCATTGAAACCCCTGCAGAAACCCCTACATTAGACACCCGACtggcccacctctgggaggcctatCACAGCCTCCTAGAACGGTGGAAGAGGAATAAGCTTAACAGGACACTTAAAAAGCGGCTGGCCGCGCTGCAAGCCCAAATCCAACAACATTCTGAGGAGCTCTGCCGGTCCAACTGGGGCCAGATATGCGACGGCATTGCTGGGAACCTGTCCACCAAGCGGGCCTGGCAACTCCTCCGCCACCTTATAGATCCGACGCCCACAAAAACAGCAACACAACACCATGTAACAAGACTCGTCCACGCACACATGGACAACCCTGACAGCCTTGTAGATACACTTCAAAAAACCTACACCTCCCCAGGCACACCGACTCGCTTACCTCCCTACACAGGGCAGCCCAACCCCACACTCGACACGGACATAACGGAGAcggaagtcagagcggccctcCTCACTCTCCGTACCAGCTCCGCACCTGGCGCCGACCAG GATGCCATGCTACAACTTACGCACGACATTTTCGACCCCCTTATCCCGGGTCACACAAAGGCAGTCTTGGCTTTGGACCtctccaaagcctttgatcgcgtagaaCACCATGCGATCATGACTGCCCTCTCGCCACTAAAT CCcaccacagaggcatga
- the LOC135905960 gene encoding uncharacterized protein isoform X4, which yields MDFFTPLGLDQEEQESDEEARRHRRELSRARRLSMQHQAEGKVEKSATPEAGAVPRRSKHSACQMGSLSSASSPGAASATKKRGSLLKRLSNAILTKAKREQSAAAQHSSPVERGAPPNDDLREGSPPRVAGPTATEAKAVPTETADTKKSPQDRNGSADLQ from the exons ATGGACTTCTTCACTCCACTCGGCCTTGAT CAAGAAGAACAAGAGTCCGATGAAG AGGCACGCCGCCACCGGCGCGAACTCTCACGAGCCCGGCGTCTCTCCATGCAACACCAAGCGGAAGGCAAGGTCGAGAAGTCAGCGACACCGGAGGCGGGCGCCGTTCCACGTCGAA GCAAACATTCCGCCTGCCAGATGGGGTCGCTGTCTTCGGCCAGCAGCCCAGGCGCCGCCTCGGCAACCAAGAAGCGAG GGTCTCTGCTGAAGCGTCTGTCGAACGCCATCCTGACCAAAGCAAAGCGCGAACAATCCGCGGCTGCCCAACACTCGAGCCCCGTTGAACGAGGGGCGCCTCCGAACGACGACCTCCGCGAAGGGAGCCCTCCGAGGG TCGCAGGCCCTACTGCCACCGAAGCGAAGGCCGTACCCACGGAGACAGCCGACACCAAGAAGTCTCCTCAAGACCGTAACGGATCGGCAGATCTGCAGTGA
- the LOC135905960 gene encoding uncharacterized protein isoform X2 — MDFFTPLGLDQEEQESDEEARRHRRELSRARRLSMQHQAEGKVEKSATPEAGAVPRRRSGSVAATGSRRSYDVPGVVDDKIPALERRRPRESLVPCSPSEAPDSSDQNAPSGKHSACQMGSLSSASSPGAASATKKRGSLLKRLSNAILTKAKREQSAAAQHSSPVERGAPPNDDLREGSPPRGAGH, encoded by the exons ATGGACTTCTTCACTCCACTCGGCCTTGAT CAAGAAGAACAAGAGTCCGATGAAG AGGCACGCCGCCACCGGCGCGAACTCTCACGAGCCCGGCGTCTCTCCATGCAACACCAAGCGGAAGGCAAGGTCGAGAAGTCAGCGACACCGGAGGCGGGCGCCGTTCCACGTCGAA GAAGTGGCAGCGTAGCTGCTACAGGCAGCCGCCGGTCTTACGACGTGCCTGGAGTAGTAGACGACAAGATACCGGCCTTGGAGCGGCGCAGGCCCCGCGAGAGCCTAGTGCCCTGTTCGCCTTCGGAGGCCCCCGACAGCTCCGACCAGAACGCGCCGTCAG GCAAACATTCCGCCTGCCAGATGGGGTCGCTGTCTTCGGCCAGCAGCCCAGGCGCCGCCTCGGCAACCAAGAAGCGAG GGTCTCTGCTGAAGCGTCTGTCGAACGCCATCCTGACCAAAGCAAAGCGCGAACAATCCGCGGCTGCCCAACACTCGAGCCCCGTTGAACGAGGGGCGCCTCCGAACGACGACCTCCGCGAAGGGAGCCCTCCGAGGG GTGCCGGCCATTGA